TGTaggaaaaatgttcatttgcaCTTTAGTCTCGCGTCTGAGAGGAGTTAAAACTTTGCTGTCTCCAAACCATCTGTTTCAGTCAGTTACCAAAAGCTGTCTTAGTCTTATAAATGACCATTGACAGTTACTTTCAAACACCTATTTCAGGTCCTGTAAAGGAAGTTTTACTTTCAAATTTATACTTGATTTGATGACAACTCTTTCATTAGGCCTCTGTTTTGTTAagagaattttgtttttttttttcaactgtaAAAACATACAGCATACTTTACTGTACATTCTGggattttattaaataagaaCAGATAAATATCTTTTCATTTAGTTACTCATATTAGGTATCTGTCAATATCCTGTGTAACTTTGCTATAAAACTAAGTGACAGCAGTAAATGTGTGGATATGCGAACAGTTGCTTTCGCCCGCTCTCACCCAGGAGAGGTTTTCACAAGCCCAgcactccctctctctgtgtAACATTTGAAGGGATGTGATATGACCAatcttgttatttttattgcacaatACCTAGAAGTGcacaaaaaaactttaaaataccTGAAAAGGTTATCATTTCAAAGGCAAGAGATCTCATTAAGTTACCATTGACATCGACTAGACCCGTTGTTGAGCAGGACCCTTACACATTCGGCATGAGTCTAGCTAACCTTGCACAAAGACATTTTCTAAATAACAGCAATGATTACATCTGCGTGCAGGACGGGTCGAGACGAGGTGGACGGAATGAAGTGGCACAaagccatttcattttttgaagCTCGGATAGTTTTTATCTCCCCATCTGTCATTTCCAAGGAggtgtgtctgcatgtgctgCAGTACAGGTGTGGATCTCATTTGTTACTGGCAGAGTGATGGCATGTGGCCTGTCCCTGGCATCTTTAATGTGTCAGACAACCTGGTCATGAAAGTCAGCGCTGGCTCCTCAAAACACCGATCCCGATGCCCCCCAAGGCTGCGCTCTCGCTGATGGTGCTGACCGTGTCCCCCTGCAGATGGCGGTACAATGGAGGAATGTAGGAGGGAAGGGCAGAGCTGCAGACACATCTTACGTTCAGTGTCGGCCCACTGAAGGTATACTCACATTGGTCAGGAACACATCGTTCAGGTCAGCATAGACGGGGTGACtgtagatatacagtatatgaggACGCTCTGTTGCGGACGAACAGCATGGCATTGTGGTCGCTGCCCAGGCTGCAATGCAGGTAGATGGAGGGAAAAAGGGCTGTGCTGGTCTCCCACAATCACGGGAGCTCATCGTTCTGACTCTTTCCATGAGCAGGACACTCCCCCGTGTAGCCCGCTGTCCTTCCGTTGTAGTTATAGCAGTGTGGAAAGCTGTAGCAACCCCAGAGATACTGGAGCCTCACCGTGGTCCCGAGACGCAACGTGTCTTCCATGTAGTTCCTGGCAGCTGTCGGGAACTGTCTCCCGGCCACAGCGGTGGACTGTGCCAAAGACAGGCTCCTGTTTAGCTCATGGACATAAGAAATGGACAAGATGTTGGTAGATAGTTTTAGAGTCAAAGTTTCTGTTCCCCAATGGATGCCATTTCTCCCAGTCAATGACAGCCAGGCCACTGGATGTTTTTGACCGGATGAAGTAATCAGTGTCAGAAAGAGCAGTCTTCAGGCTCAAGGCCAAGTTGCCTTTCTCTGGGATGCTTCCATGGAACTGCTGCCCATGTTCCACATAGGGGTACAGCCCCAGGCGGTCACTGTAGAACAGAAATAAGGAACTGGTCCGGCACACTGGCAGGAGTGGTCGCAGCCTGGAAAGGTGAGGTGTCCAGTAggatgttgtttttattgcagaCCGGAGTGGGCGTGTTCCATATGACCTCAAAGGGATATTCACTGGACAGAGGCGGGCAGTGGGTGAGTAGGTGCAAGCGGAGCTTATGGTTCGTAGGAAGGAGAGGGCAAATATGGGCAGGAGCAGAGGACCATCTCTTTTCTTCTGAATGAACAGGTTCATGTTTACTTGTGGGGTGGTTGGGCACAGTGGCtcggtgggttcagccagtgtccGCTCTGTGGCAGGTTGGGGGTTCGTGCCctacagcagactggtgtcccttcggctttgcgtcctgtgttgccggcttaggctccggatTGCCacagccccgcttgggacaagcggttcttgacgaGGGATGGATATTTACTTCTGTGTAAAGAAAATATCTATGAAATTGTTCTTCCACATGTAAGTTTCACTGATCCTTCCCTGTCTGAATTTATCTCCACTTCAGGGTTCAAGCGACTGTAGCTTTCAAGGTTCCTGAAAAAGGACCATGTGATAAACTCCCTACAGCCTGTTTCTTATGTATAGTTATTACCATATTATTGTCTAACAGATACCACATCAAAATTGCGAACCTACATAGATTTATGTGAGGCCTGTGCTTCCACATTAGGAGAAACTAAGAGCAATGAGGAAAGTAGTTAAAACACTAAGAAAATCATACTATGGAAGATagtttgaaaagtaaaaattcctttttttatgTCAAATAGGTATAcgtgataaaagaaaaaaatgcaaaaatcaaagTATATGTCAGTTGAAACAGAAatctcaaaaataatgtaaatctgAAACCATTACAGTAATGTTAgattattaaatgtaaaggtGTGTGACCAAAGTAATATAGACATCAGTCATGGATTGGAATAAAGTTGATcaattattgattattgattattTGTTATCTCCATAGTgacaaataattgaaaaacatatatttgagacaaataataataaaaaaagaaatagaaataagAAGGGAATAAACATACATAGAAAGCCAGCTCATGACTTCTGGGGTTAAAGGGGATCCGAAGTACAGAAGCATTATTGACAACCTGCTTTTTCCAGAGGAACGTCAGACCATAAATATTATGGCAAAGAAGATAGAGTACAGTCCAGGTCTTTACAAGGTGAACTCCAGGACAGAAGAAGTGAGCAAGGATGAGGAGCGCTGAGATTCACCTGGATGAAGAGATGCTCTGGCTCTCACAGCATGAGTGTCTCAGGATGTGGAGATGGAGCAAAGCGGGAGCTCCTTCGTTTAACCGATCTCTGACTGAACAGCGCTCACTGCTGTCGGACCGGGTGAGCTATGCGCTTTACCACAAGCTTTTATATTGTATTACAAAGGGTGTGTTAGTAAGCAGGGTAAGGTTTACAATAGGTGCTGAGACATATCTTTGAACAAATAactgtaatagtaataataaatccTTTAggcagaaaatttaaaatgtgcctTATAATGAGATGAGCAGCCAGATACCAAACACTGTTATATTTCCACCATTATGATAAAACAAGTTACGGTTTTCTTCTACCATTTATAAACCAGTGATAACAATGAGaggtaaaatgtgtaaatgtatatattgcatgtattttttttagtaaataaaAGAAGTTATATGTTGAAGGAGTTCCACCCTCTTGGGGGGCCTAACAGGGGTCATACACTTACTCTGACGAGTTGAGGCTTACGAACTGATAGTTACCAGTATTGTTTTTAGTATAATAACAACATGCTGTATGTTGCCATATAGCATTGAGCACAAAATGAGAAATATGAGCATTAATGAGACGCAGACAGTTCTCCACAATCTCTGAGAAATTTTATTGATGAACACTTAGAAGTGTAGAGAATTTTTTGTCAACCCAGATGTCTTTTTATGAACTGGAGATCAATAATCAAGTGTTATTCATTATTGATTATACGGATGATTCTCGTCTGTTATGCGGAACCTTTACACATTCGGCATGAGTCCAGCTAACCTTGCGCAAAGACATTTtctaaataacagtaattattaCATCTGCGTGCAGGACGGGTCGAGACGAGGCGGACGGAAGCTGGACAGACGCGCAGGGCTACACGGGAATGGAGACGGGTGTCATAGGAAGCTGCGTGGGCAGCCTGGGCGAGCAGCTCTTTCCAGCATAGCACTGGCAGGTGAAGCTGTCGGCGAAAGCGGTGAGGTCAGAGAGGGAGGGCACCCCCACCGCCTGGTACTTCCCATTGGACTCGTGGATGGTGAAGCTGTTGGGGTTCAGGTGCAGGTAGCTGTCGGAGTCGTAGTCCTTCCTGACGCAGCGCCCATTGCCCTGGCACAGCGAGGTGCTGCACAGCTTGGCGGCTGCCGTTACGTTGGCGATGTACGGGTTCAACGTGGACGTGAGGTAAGCAGACAGCGCCTGGCAAGATTCCTGAAAGGACGGAAATGGTCCAGGTACATTCGAAATGAAGTCTTTAATTCAGGCAAATACGACACAACATTCTCATGTTATTTTAGTCGTCATCTTCCTTCGTTAGCTTGCTGGTATTTGTTATGTATGTCGTGgatgtatgtatttattcattatgaaCAAATTGCATGAAGTGGCACAAAGCCATTTCACTTTTTGAAGCTTGGATAGTTTTTATCTCCCCATCTGTCATTTCCAAGGAggtgtgtctgcatgtgctgCAGTACAGGTGTGGATCTCATTTGTTACTGCCAGAGAAAGAATCCAGAACCTGGTCACGAAAGTCAGCGCTGGCTCCCCAAAGCACCGATCCCGAGGCCCCCAAGGCTGCGCTCTCGCCGATGGTGCTGACCAAGTCCTCCTGAAGATGGTAACACAATGAAAGGGTGTAAGAGACAAGGTCAGATGGACAAGAATCTCCAGCGTCAGACCACTGAAGTTATACTCACATTGCTCAGGAACTCCTTGTTGAGGTCTGAAAAGACGGGGCGGCTGTACACGTAGATGGGGGCAGTGAAGGGGTGTTGGGGCAGGGCAGCTACCCTCACTGCCTCCTGCACTTGGTTGCGGACGAAAAGCGCGGCACTGTGATTGTTGCTCAAGCGGGAATCAAGGTACACAGAGGGGTAGAGGGCTGTGCTGGTCTCCCACAACCACAGAAGCTCATCGTTCTGACTCTTGACAGCGGCTGAGCACTCCCCTGTGTACCCTGGTGTATCCCAGTCATAGTTGTAACAGTCAGGAAAGAGGTAGAAACCCCAGAGGTACTGGGGCCTCTCTGTGATCCCCAGCTCCAGTGTGTCTTCCATGTAGTCCCTGGCAGCTTTCTCAAACTGCTCCTTCGCCACAATGACAGCCTGCTCTGCAGTCAGGTTGGCATCAAGCTCACGGGTGTAGGCAATAGATAACTTCTGGTAGATTTCTTTAGAATCCCAGTTTCTGTGCCATAAAGGACGCCAGCCCTCCCAGTCAATGACAGCCAGGCCAGGGGATGTTTCTGATGGAATATAATATTCAATGTTTGTAAAGGCGATGTTCAGACTCTCGGTGAGGTTGCCTTTTTGAGGGATGCCTCCATTGAACTGCTGCCCAGTGCTCGTGTCCACATATGGGTACAGCCCCAGGCGACCTCTGTAGAACAGAACGAGGAACTGGTCTGGCACACTGGCAGGAGTGGTCACAGCCTGGAAAGGTGAGGTGTCTAGTGTGATGTTGTGGATCTTGCAGACTGGAGTGGGCATGTTCCATATGACCACAAAGGGATATCCATGAAATAGAGGGGATGCGGTCGGGGGGGAGGGAAGGGCAAAGCTTATGACTGCCAGGAAGGAGAGGGTTACTGTTGTCAGAAGCAGAAACCCTCCACCCCTCATGTGGATGAGCAGGTCCATATTTACTCCTGTGTGCAGAAAACATCCATGACATACATTTCTTCAACACAAATcttttgtatcgcatgtaaatgctttgactaagtcgtgcttccttcaattaagaagcatagctaaaatgtggcgattcctttgtagacgggattctgagaaactgttttatgcctttgtttccagcaggctggattactgtaatgctttatcgtcgggttgtccgtaccagactgtatccaggctacagttgatacaaaatgctgctgcaagaattgttactagaactaggaagtacgaccatataacaccggtacttaaatccttgcattggctcccggtctcttatagagttgattataaaatcctacttttgacctataaggcaatacatggcattgctccggcttacctttgtgagatcattatttttatatcccaggacgatatcttcgttcattggatgcaggttaccttaaagtatctgtgatcaataagacctcagtaggaggtcgcgcctttagttatagagcacctaaactgtggaatagtctaccagttactgtcagaaatgccccgtctgtttctgttttcaaatcccgacttaagacttatatgttcactcaagcattccacctcataatgtaattcgacctgccttggttgtttattttatcacctttagaaaaatgcattttaaatttacttaagtaacaaattactaactctgtcctatcttctcgttgagcactacctcgctacataagacctgaggaggctggccagtggtgacagacgaatcccatgccgagctggggatccaagatgccatttaccaacattataattacttgttaaacactggcttacaaattgttactttctagaatgcccaggaggggtgggcaaccactggcccgtggacctccagaggttttttttctccctcaaccttcagttgggagtttttgttcctttccccagtggccagtaggtatacttgtagctctataatgagttcttcattatggtagccattagttgactgtcttctttgtttgtatcaattttttcttgctgtatgcctgtgttaaagcactctgtgtcactatgtgagaagagcactctataaaaaataaaaataataataataataataacaaatttcCTATGGTCTTTGAATGCCTAAATTTGACTTTATAGCACTTTTCAGGTGGGTACCACAGCAAAGCACCTTGGgaaatgtactgttttattttccaaCAGACAATACAACTACATACAGATTGTGACCGTGCAGAGATGAGCTACAGTCCAGTGACACTGTGTGTTATGGAAACTAAGAGCCAGTAGTCAAAGCACTTCttgt
Above is a genomic segment from Scleropages formosus chromosome 2, fSclFor1.1, whole genome shotgun sequence containing:
- the LOC108931498 gene encoding hyaluronidase-5-like, yielding MDLLIHMRGGGFLLLTTVTLSFLAVISFALPSPPTASPLFHGYPFVVIWNMPTPVCKIHNITLDTSPFQAVTTPASVPDQFLVLFYRGRLGLYPYVDTSTGQQFNGGIPQKGNLTESLNIAFTNIEYYIPSETSPGLAVIDWEGWRPLWHRNWDSKEIYQKLSIAYTRELDANLTAEQAVIVAKEQFEKAARDYMEDTLELGITERPQYLWGFYLFPDCYNYDWDTPGYTGECSAAVKSQNDELLWLWETSTALYPSVYLDSRLSNNHSAALFVRNQVQEAVRVAALPQHPFTAPIYVYSRPVFSDLNKEFLSNEDLVSTIGESAALGASGSVLWGASADFRDQESCQALSAYLTSTLNPYIANVTAAAKLCSTSLCQGNGRCVRKDYDSDSYLHLNPNSFTIHESNGKYQAVGVPSLSDLTAFADSFTCQCYAGKSCSPRLPTQLPMTPVSIPV